A single genomic interval of Leptospira semungkisensis harbors:
- a CDS encoding LA_3334 family protein produces MEFVSKNGKWVRDAEFPFQIRTSKSKENLMRKNIFLFSLYVLLSTNSLFSTEILLKNGDAFLTEEVSETQDEIHFYWKENKYRISKQEVQRLDPRKKGKDSSYKYAEFVLSDGTVLKGVFIETKGSKIVLKTELGFAELDKSKIVSQTQEDLEASPSLPEKYLDASQVNLGWRVGVSGIGLASLGTWSTAFPLVYGGGFFLERNAGVSGWFYGFSSEYATGPGKTGQLSIWSQNLYLGSAYGNSSPYWMIGAGTSSISRNQGEERNSALAPDLLLEFGWSWNTHSQHLVRLGIRSQCNLQNEASLCNSGIRFSWGFYI; encoded by the coding sequence ATGGAATTCGTTTCCAAGAATGGCAAATGGGTGAGAGATGCTGAATTTCCATTCCAGATCCGAACTTCCAAAAGCAAAGAGAACCTTATGCGAAAAAATATATTCTTATTCTCTCTATATGTTCTTCTCTCGACCAATTCTCTCTTCTCTACTGAAATCCTATTAAAAAATGGTGATGCGTTTCTAACGGAAGAAGTTTCCGAAACGCAAGATGAGATCCATTTCTATTGGAAGGAAAATAAATACAGGATCTCCAAACAGGAAGTGCAACGCTTAGATCCTAGAAAGAAGGGAAAGGATTCTTCCTACAAATATGCCGAATTCGTATTGAGTGACGGAACCGTATTGAAAGGAGTCTTTATCGAAACGAAAGGATCTAAGATCGTTTTAAAAACAGAGCTGGGATTTGCTGAATTAGATAAAAGTAAAATAGTTTCTCAAACGCAGGAAGATCTGGAGGCTTCTCCTTCTCTTCCCGAAAAATATTTAGACGCTTCACAGGTCAATCTGGGCTGGAGAGTCGGCGTTTCTGGTATCGGCTTAGCATCCTTGGGAACTTGGTCCACGGCATTTCCTCTGGTGTATGGAGGTGGATTCTTCTTAGAGAGAAATGCGGGAGTGTCAGGTTGGTTTTATGGATTTTCTTCCGAATATGCGACCGGCCCGGGCAAGACAGGGCAACTTTCCATCTGGAGCCAAAACCTTTATTTAGGATCCGCTTACGGAAATTCTTCTCCCTATTGGATGATAGGAGCAGGAACAAGTTCCATCTCAAGAAACCAAGGAGAAGAAAGAAATTCGGCTCTTGCACCTGACCTTCTTCTTGAATTCGGATGGAGTTGGAATACTCACTCTCAGCATTTAGTCCGATTAGGAATTCGTTCTCAATGCAATCTACAAAATGAGGCAAGCCTTTGTAATTCTGGGATCCGATTCTCCTGGGGATTTTATATATGA